From Scomber scombrus chromosome 21, fScoSco1.1, whole genome shotgun sequence, one genomic window encodes:
- the med24 gene encoding mediator of RNA polymerase II transcription subunit 24 isoform X1, translating to MKVVNLKQAILQAWKERWTDYQWAINIKKNFPKGATWDYLNLAEALMEQAMIGPSPNPLILSYLKYAISSQMVSYSSVLTAISKFDDFSRELCVKSLLEMMDMFCHRLSCYGKAEECIGLCRALLGVVVWLLQGCAWYCERLRELGPSPSTESILRACQERLHILMCSTKNRALVHIARLEDQGSWSNVEQAMLKVTDGLSSVPNQTLRTKLEESVSLVKGILVMLSVQSDPPVHAAFPSVHAFIMLEGTMNLTGETQPLVEQLMMIKRMQQIPAPIFVLEIWKACFTGLIESPEGTEELKWTAFTFLKIPQVLLRLKKYPQGDKGQDFMEDVNIAFQYLLKLTPLLDKADQRCNCDCLGMLLQECNKLGLLSDSNTSTLTSKRTEDREFAPRLKTAENANIQPNPGLILRAEPTVTNILKTVDADHSKSPEGLLGVLGHMLSGKSLDLLLAAAAATGKLKSFARKFIKLNEFPKHISGEGSKSASVRALLFDISFLMLCHVVQTYGSEVILSDPSPSGETPFFETWLQTCMPEEGKTLNPDHPCFRPEPGKVESLVTLLNNSSEMKLVQVKWHEICLSTPAAILEVLNAWENGVLSVEAVQKITDNIKGKVCSMAICAVAWLVAHVRMLGRDEREKPQTMIRQLVTPLYGENTLQFYNERVIIMSSIMEHMCADVFQQTAATLRPPVEGQEPIPYRNLLPAKEPIHTALSKQFQTVLRKGWVDSRALHLFESLLNMGGVFWFTNNLVKELLKETRQEWANRVVELLYSIFCLDTQQITLTLLGTILPNLLTDSAHWQSLADPPGKALAKLSVWCALSSYSSHHKGLFSAHQRKRQREDIEDYSSLFPLDDTQPSKLMRLLSSNEDEPVALSSPGDRSMSSSLSASQLHTVNMRDPLNRVLANLFLLISSILGSKMAGPHTQFVQSFMEECVDCLEQGSRGSILQFMPFTMVSELVKLPALAKPKVVLAITDLTLPLGRRVAAKAISAL from the exons aTGAAGGTGGTCAATTTGAAACAAGCCATTCTTCAGGCATGGAAGGAGCGTTGGACTGACTACCAGTGGGCAattaatataaagaaaaacttTCCAAAAGGAGCAACATGGGACTACCTTAACCTTGCAG AGGCCCTGATGGAGCAGGCGATGATTGGCCCCTCTCCTAACCCCCTTATTTTGTCTTACCTCAAATATGCCATAAGTTCCCAG atGGTGTCTTATTCCAGTGTGCTCACAGCTATCAGCAAG TTTGATGATTTTTCTCGAGAGCTGTGTGTCAAGTCACTGTTGGAGATGATGGATATGTTCTGCCATCGTCTCAG CTGTTACGGGAAAGCAGAGGAATGCATCGGGCTGTGTCGGGCTCTGCTTGGGGTGGTGGTGTGGCTGCTGCAGGGCTGTGCCTGGTACTGTGAGAGGCTGAGGGAACTGGGCCCATCACCCAGCACGGAGTCCATTCTGAGAGCCTGCCAGGAGAGGCTACACATTCTGATGTGCAGCACCAAAAACAGAGCCCTCGTCCACATCGCTCGGCTGGAGgatcaag GTTCCTGGAGCAATGTGGAGCAAGCAATGCTTAAAGTGACAGATGGCCTCAGCAGCGTGCCTAACCAGACTCTGAGGACTAAATTAGAGGAGAGCGTGTCATTGGTAAAAGG TATTCTCGTGATGCTGTCTGTGCAGAGTGACCCTCCAGTCCATGCCGCTTTCCCATCAGTCCATGCCTTCATAATGCTCGAAGGGACCATGAATTTGACAGGCGAGACGCAACCACTGGTGGAGCAGCTGATGATGATCAAAAGAATGCAG CAAATCCCTGCTCCTATTTTTGTGTTGGAGATATGGAAGGCCTGCTTCACCGGCCTCATCGAGTCACCAGAGGGCACAGAAGAGCTTAAATGGACTGCCTTCACATTCCTTAAG ATACCACAAGTTCTACTCCGACTAAAGAAGTATCCTCAGGGTGATAAAGGACAG GACTTCATGGAGGATGTGAATATTGCGTTTCAGTACTTACTCAAGCTCACGCCACTGTTGGACAAAGCTGACCAAAGATGCAA CTGTGACTGTCTTGGCATGCTGCTACAGGAGTGTAACAAGCTTGGCCTGCTGTCTGATTCAAATACGTCCACCCTCACATCAAAACG GACCGAGGACAGGGAGTTCGCCCCAAGGCTAAAGACAGCAGAAAATGCCAACATCCAGCCTAATCCCGGTCTCATCCTGAGAGCTGAACCTACTGTCACCAATATCCTCAAG ACAGTAGATGCTGACCACTCTAAGTCTCCTGAGGGCCTTCTTGGGGTTCTCGGGCACATGTTGTCTGGAAAGAGCCTCGATCTGCTCCTGGCAGCAGCGGCTGCCACTGGGAAACTCAAATCCTTTGCCCGGAAGTTCATTAA gCTTAATGAGTTCCCCAAGCACATCAGCGGCGAAGGAT CCAAATCTGCATCAGTACGGGCCCTGCTTTTCGACATCTCCTTTCTCATGCTCTGCCACGTGGTGCAGACATATGGCTCTGAG GTGATCCTGTCAGACCCCAGTCCTTCAGGTGAGACGCCCTTCTTTGAAACATGGTTGCAGACGTGTATGCCTGAAGAGGGAAAGACTCTGAACCCAGACCACCCCTGCTTCAGACCCGAACCCGGCAAAGTAGAGAGCCTGGTGACCCTGCTCAACAACTCCTCAGAGATGAAGCTAGT TCAGGTTAAATGGCATGAAATCTGCCTCAGCACTCCAGCGGCTATCTTGGAGGTTCTGAATGCGTGGGAGAATGGTGTGCTATCTGTGGAAGCAGTACAG AAGATCACTGACAACATCAAGGGGAAGGTGTGTAGTATGGCGATCTGCGCTGTGGCCTGGCTGGTGGCCCACGTCAGGATGCTAGGGCGGGATGAGAGGGAGAAGCCCCAGACTATGATCCGACAACTTGTGACCCCACTGTACGGGGAGAATACCCTGCAGTTTTACAATGAACG CGTTATAATTATGAGTTCCATCATGGAGCACATGTGTGCCGACGTCTTCCAACAAACTGCTGCGACTCTGCGTCCCCCAGTTGAGGGCCAGGAACCGATCCCCTACCGCAACCTGCTGCCGGCCAAGGAACCCATCCACACAGCCCTTAGCAAGCAGTTCCAGACAGTGCTGCGCAAAGGCTGGGTGGACAGCCGAGCCCTGCATCTGTTTGAGAGTCTTCTGAACATGGGAGGGGTCTTCTGGTTCACTAACAATTTGGTGAAG GAGCTGCTGAAGGAGACTCGACAGGAGTGGGCCAATCGAGTGGTGGAGTTGCTCTACAGTATCTTCTGCCTGGACACTCAGCAGATCACCCTCACCTTGCTGGGTACCATACTGCCCAACCTGCTCACAGACTCAGCCCACTGGCAAAGCCTGGCAGACCCACCTGGCAAAGCACTGGCCAA GCTGTCTGTCTGGTGTGCACTCAGCTCTTACTCCTCTCACCACAAAGGCTTGTTCTCCGCTCATCAACGCAAAAGGCAGCGGGAAGATATTGAG GACTATAGTAGCCTCTTTCCCTTGGATGACACTCAACCCTCTAAACTCATGCGTCTGCTCAGCTCCAATGAGGATGAGCCTGTAGCCCTTTCCAGTCCAG GAGACCGATCAATGAGCAgctccctctctgcctcccaGCTTCACACTGTCAACATGAGGGACCCTCTTAACCGAGTCCTGG CCAACCTTTTCCTCctcatttcctccatccttgGCTCCAAGATGGCAGGACCTCACACCCAGTTCGTACAGAGCTTCATGGAGGAGTGTGTCGATTGCCTGGAGCAGGGAAGTCGTGGAAGCATTCTGCAGTTCATGCCCTTTACAATG GTCTCTGAGTTGGTGAAGCTGCCTGCTTTGGCCAAACCTAAAGTGGTCCTGGCTATCACTGACCTGACTCTGCCGCTGGGGAGGAGAGTAGCTGCCAAAGCCATCTCTGCCTTGTAA
- the med24 gene encoding mediator of RNA polymerase II transcription subunit 24 isoform X2, with protein sequence MKVVNLKQAILQAWKERWTDYQWAINIKKNFPKGATWDYLNLAEALMEQAMIGPSPNPLILSYLKYAISSQMVSYSSVLTAISKFDDFSRELCVKSLLEMMDMFCHRLSCYGKAEECIGLCRALLGVVVWLLQGCAWYCERLRELGPSPSTESILRACQERLHILMCSTKNRALVHIARLEDQGSWSNVEQAMLKVTDGLSSVPNQTLRTKLEESVSLVKGILVMLSVQSDPPVHAAFPSVHAFIMLEGTMNLTGETQPLVEQLMMIKRMQQIPAPIFVLEIWKACFTGLIESPEGTEELKWTAFTFLKIPQVLLRLKKYPQGDKGQDFMEDVNIAFQYLLKLTPLLDKADQRCNCDCLGMLLQECNKLGLLSDSNTSTLTSKREFAPRLKTAENANIQPNPGLILRAEPTVTNILKTVDADHSKSPEGLLGVLGHMLSGKSLDLLLAAAAATGKLKSFARKFIKLNEFPKHISGEGSKSASVRALLFDISFLMLCHVVQTYGSEVILSDPSPSGETPFFETWLQTCMPEEGKTLNPDHPCFRPEPGKVESLVTLLNNSSEMKLVQVKWHEICLSTPAAILEVLNAWENGVLSVEAVQKITDNIKGKVCSMAICAVAWLVAHVRMLGRDEREKPQTMIRQLVTPLYGENTLQFYNERVIIMSSIMEHMCADVFQQTAATLRPPVEGQEPIPYRNLLPAKEPIHTALSKQFQTVLRKGWVDSRALHLFESLLNMGGVFWFTNNLVKELLKETRQEWANRVVELLYSIFCLDTQQITLTLLGTILPNLLTDSAHWQSLADPPGKALAKLSVWCALSSYSSHHKGLFSAHQRKRQREDIEDYSSLFPLDDTQPSKLMRLLSSNEDEPVALSSPGDRSMSSSLSASQLHTVNMRDPLNRVLANLFLLISSILGSKMAGPHTQFVQSFMEECVDCLEQGSRGSILQFMPFTMVSELVKLPALAKPKVVLAITDLTLPLGRRVAAKAISAL encoded by the exons aTGAAGGTGGTCAATTTGAAACAAGCCATTCTTCAGGCATGGAAGGAGCGTTGGACTGACTACCAGTGGGCAattaatataaagaaaaacttTCCAAAAGGAGCAACATGGGACTACCTTAACCTTGCAG AGGCCCTGATGGAGCAGGCGATGATTGGCCCCTCTCCTAACCCCCTTATTTTGTCTTACCTCAAATATGCCATAAGTTCCCAG atGGTGTCTTATTCCAGTGTGCTCACAGCTATCAGCAAG TTTGATGATTTTTCTCGAGAGCTGTGTGTCAAGTCACTGTTGGAGATGATGGATATGTTCTGCCATCGTCTCAG CTGTTACGGGAAAGCAGAGGAATGCATCGGGCTGTGTCGGGCTCTGCTTGGGGTGGTGGTGTGGCTGCTGCAGGGCTGTGCCTGGTACTGTGAGAGGCTGAGGGAACTGGGCCCATCACCCAGCACGGAGTCCATTCTGAGAGCCTGCCAGGAGAGGCTACACATTCTGATGTGCAGCACCAAAAACAGAGCCCTCGTCCACATCGCTCGGCTGGAGgatcaag GTTCCTGGAGCAATGTGGAGCAAGCAATGCTTAAAGTGACAGATGGCCTCAGCAGCGTGCCTAACCAGACTCTGAGGACTAAATTAGAGGAGAGCGTGTCATTGGTAAAAGG TATTCTCGTGATGCTGTCTGTGCAGAGTGACCCTCCAGTCCATGCCGCTTTCCCATCAGTCCATGCCTTCATAATGCTCGAAGGGACCATGAATTTGACAGGCGAGACGCAACCACTGGTGGAGCAGCTGATGATGATCAAAAGAATGCAG CAAATCCCTGCTCCTATTTTTGTGTTGGAGATATGGAAGGCCTGCTTCACCGGCCTCATCGAGTCACCAGAGGGCACAGAAGAGCTTAAATGGACTGCCTTCACATTCCTTAAG ATACCACAAGTTCTACTCCGACTAAAGAAGTATCCTCAGGGTGATAAAGGACAG GACTTCATGGAGGATGTGAATATTGCGTTTCAGTACTTACTCAAGCTCACGCCACTGTTGGACAAAGCTGACCAAAGATGCAA CTGTGACTGTCTTGGCATGCTGCTACAGGAGTGTAACAAGCTTGGCCTGCTGTCTGATTCAAATACGTCCACCCTCACATCAAAACG GGAGTTCGCCCCAAGGCTAAAGACAGCAGAAAATGCCAACATCCAGCCTAATCCCGGTCTCATCCTGAGAGCTGAACCTACTGTCACCAATATCCTCAAG ACAGTAGATGCTGACCACTCTAAGTCTCCTGAGGGCCTTCTTGGGGTTCTCGGGCACATGTTGTCTGGAAAGAGCCTCGATCTGCTCCTGGCAGCAGCGGCTGCCACTGGGAAACTCAAATCCTTTGCCCGGAAGTTCATTAA gCTTAATGAGTTCCCCAAGCACATCAGCGGCGAAGGAT CCAAATCTGCATCAGTACGGGCCCTGCTTTTCGACATCTCCTTTCTCATGCTCTGCCACGTGGTGCAGACATATGGCTCTGAG GTGATCCTGTCAGACCCCAGTCCTTCAGGTGAGACGCCCTTCTTTGAAACATGGTTGCAGACGTGTATGCCTGAAGAGGGAAAGACTCTGAACCCAGACCACCCCTGCTTCAGACCCGAACCCGGCAAAGTAGAGAGCCTGGTGACCCTGCTCAACAACTCCTCAGAGATGAAGCTAGT TCAGGTTAAATGGCATGAAATCTGCCTCAGCACTCCAGCGGCTATCTTGGAGGTTCTGAATGCGTGGGAGAATGGTGTGCTATCTGTGGAAGCAGTACAG AAGATCACTGACAACATCAAGGGGAAGGTGTGTAGTATGGCGATCTGCGCTGTGGCCTGGCTGGTGGCCCACGTCAGGATGCTAGGGCGGGATGAGAGGGAGAAGCCCCAGACTATGATCCGACAACTTGTGACCCCACTGTACGGGGAGAATACCCTGCAGTTTTACAATGAACG CGTTATAATTATGAGTTCCATCATGGAGCACATGTGTGCCGACGTCTTCCAACAAACTGCTGCGACTCTGCGTCCCCCAGTTGAGGGCCAGGAACCGATCCCCTACCGCAACCTGCTGCCGGCCAAGGAACCCATCCACACAGCCCTTAGCAAGCAGTTCCAGACAGTGCTGCGCAAAGGCTGGGTGGACAGCCGAGCCCTGCATCTGTTTGAGAGTCTTCTGAACATGGGAGGGGTCTTCTGGTTCACTAACAATTTGGTGAAG GAGCTGCTGAAGGAGACTCGACAGGAGTGGGCCAATCGAGTGGTGGAGTTGCTCTACAGTATCTTCTGCCTGGACACTCAGCAGATCACCCTCACCTTGCTGGGTACCATACTGCCCAACCTGCTCACAGACTCAGCCCACTGGCAAAGCCTGGCAGACCCACCTGGCAAAGCACTGGCCAA GCTGTCTGTCTGGTGTGCACTCAGCTCTTACTCCTCTCACCACAAAGGCTTGTTCTCCGCTCATCAACGCAAAAGGCAGCGGGAAGATATTGAG GACTATAGTAGCCTCTTTCCCTTGGATGACACTCAACCCTCTAAACTCATGCGTCTGCTCAGCTCCAATGAGGATGAGCCTGTAGCCCTTTCCAGTCCAG GAGACCGATCAATGAGCAgctccctctctgcctcccaGCTTCACACTGTCAACATGAGGGACCCTCTTAACCGAGTCCTGG CCAACCTTTTCCTCctcatttcctccatccttgGCTCCAAGATGGCAGGACCTCACACCCAGTTCGTACAGAGCTTCATGGAGGAGTGTGTCGATTGCCTGGAGCAGGGAAGTCGTGGAAGCATTCTGCAGTTCATGCCCTTTACAATG GTCTCTGAGTTGGTGAAGCTGCCTGCTTTGGCCAAACCTAAAGTGGTCCTGGCTATCACTGACCTGACTCTGCCGCTGGGGAGGAGAGTAGCTGCCAAAGCCATCTCTGCCTTGTAA
- the kcnj12a gene encoding ATP-sensitive inward rectifier potassium channel 12: MSVGRINRYSIVSSEEEGLRLTTMHGMNGFGNGKIHTRRKCRNRFVKKNGQCNVQFANMDEKSQRYMADIFTTCVDIRWRWMLVVFTLVFVLSWLAFGLAFWVIALLHGDLDNPAGDDNFTPCVLQVNGFVAAFLFSIETQSTIGYGYRCVTEECPVAVFMVVFQSIVGCIIDCFMIGAIMAKMARPKKRAQTLLFSHNAVIAMRDGKLCLMWRVGNLRKSHIVEAHVRAQLIKPRITDEGEYIPLDQIDINVGFDKGLDRIFLVSPITILHEIDEESPLFGISKQDLETADFEIVVILEGMVEATAMTTQARSSYLASEVLWGHRFEPVLFEEKNLYKVDYSHFHKTYEVPSTPRCSAKDMVENKFLVPSSNSFCYENELAFLNRDDEEEDVGGGSRALANLSPDRNSRHEFERLQAIRTLDQRSYRRESEI; this comes from the coding sequence ATGAGCGTGGGAAGGATCAACCGCTACAGTATTGTGTCATCTGAAGAAGAGGGCCTCCGCCTCACTACCATGCATGGCATGAACGGCTTTGGTAATGGCAAAATCCACACACGCCGCAAGTGCCGCAACCGCTTTGTCAAAAAGAATGGCCAGTGCAATGTGCAGTTTGCCAATATGGATGAAAAGTCGCAGCGCTACATGGCCGACATATTCACCACATGTGTTGATATTCGCTGGCGGTGGATGCTGGTAGTCTTCACTCTTGTGTTTGTTCTCTCCTGGCTGGCCTTCGGCTTAGCCTTCTGGGTCATCGCTTTACTGCATGGGGATCTGGATAACCCAGCCGGAGATGACAACTTCACGCCATGTGTCCTACAGGTCAATGGATTTGTGGCCGCCTTTCTATTCTCTATTGAAACACAGTCTACCATAGGTTATGGCTACCGTTGTGTGACTGAGGAGTGCCCAGTGGCTGTCTTCATGGTGGTCTTCCAGTCTATAGTGGGGTGCATCATTGACTGCTTCATGATTGGCGCCATCATGGCCAAGATGGCGAGGCCTAAGAAGAGAGCACAAACACTGTTGTTTAGCCACAATGCTGTCATTGCCATGCGGGATGGAAAGCTGTGCCTCATGTGGAGGGTGGGAAACCTTCGCAAGAGCCACATTGTAGAGGCCCATGTCAGGGCACAGCTCATCAAACCTCGGATCACTGATGAAGGGGAATATATTCCCCTCGACCAGATAGACATAAATGTGGGTTTTGACAAAGGCCTGGACAGGATTTTCTTGGTTTCACCCATCACAATTCTTCATGAGATAGATGAGGAGAGCCCCCTTTTTGGGATCAGCAAACAGGACCTTGAGACAGCAGACTTTGAGATTGTCGTCATCTTGGAGGGGATGGTTGAAGCAACCGCCATGACTACACAGGCTCGCAGCTCCTACTTGGCTTCTGAGGTCCTTTGGGGTCACCGGTTCGAGCCAGTCTTGTTTGAGGAGAAGAACCTGTACAAGGTGGATTACTCTCACTTTCACAAAACCTACGAGGTGCCGTCCACCCCCCGCTGCAGTGCCAAGGACATGGTGGAGAACAAGTTCCTAGTCCCCAGTTCTAACTCGTTCTGCTATGAAAATGAGCTGGCTTTCCTAAACCgcgatgatgaggaggaggatgtagGTGGTGGGAGCAGGGCACTGGCAAACCTCAGTCCGGACCGGAACAGCCGACATGAGTTTGAACGCTTACAGGCCATCAGAACACTGGATCAAAGGTCATATCGTAGAGAGTCAGAAATATGA